Genomic segment of Grus americana isolate bGruAme1 chromosome 31, bGruAme1.mat, whole genome shotgun sequence:
TcgtccagcagcagctccaggacatGGAAGCAGACAATGAGCACACAGATGccctgggaggagcagggagggagtgagggcagctggggggacacagggacaagCCCCAGCTTCCCCAGGAGCCCAGGGACACTCACTGTTAGCGCCAGGAGGCCCAGCATGGCCAGGGGGTAGCCCAGGTTCCTCTGCCAGGGTGACGCTTGGTGCCGCAGCTCTGGGGGGGGGAACACGCCCGGGTGAGCGGGAGCATGAGCCCTCACCCCAGGGTAGCCCCATTTCACACCCACCGTCCCTCTGTGGGGCACAGGCCCCCAGGGAActagtgctcccagtgccaagCTGGGGAGAACCCAGGCGTCCTGGGCTTGCCCTGCCCCAGGCTCCTTACCCAGCTTCCGCCTCTTGCTCCGGATGGCGAAGAACTGCTCCCGCAGCAGCTCCACGTTCAAGTTCAGCCAACAGGAAGCTTTGCCTGCCAGGAAAGAGAAGCTGAGGGGCTCGTGGGGGCCGAGGGCTCCCATGtggtggggcagagggggcCATGGTCTGTGCCAAGGCCCCCGTGCTCCCAGCCAGCGGCCATGCTGGGCACCCACCAGAGGAGATCCTGCGGGACACGGCGGCTTCCTCGAACCTCGTGCAGCTCAACTGCTCATCCAGGTCTTccaggagctgaggatgggcaAGGAGCCCATGAGGGAAACCCCAGGGACAGGAAACCCCCAGGCTAGGGCAGTGGGACTGGGGGGTGGACACCTTACCCGGGGTTTCACCAGCAGCTTCCCTGTGACGGTGAACATGGTGGAGAGGCCAAAGGGGGTGCACACTGTGGCAGAAGGAAAGGCTGAACAGGGGGTGCCCCAGCATCCTAcccctccctgtgcccccaAAAGGGCCTGGAGCTGCCACCACCACTCCAGGATGGGAGCCgggggctcagccctgcactGCAACCCCTCTGGACCCCAACACCATTTGCAGGAtgcagcctctgctcccagccaggcACCCGAGGGGACCTGCATCCAGCATGGGACAGGCCACTGGGGCCAGGGCACTTCAGGGGAACATCCCACAACTCacgcagcaggagcagcacgcCGAAGAGCGAGATGCAGGAGTAGAGGTAGGGCAGGTAGTATTCCCAGAGGTCTGTGGAGACAGCAGGGTTAGGGCAGCAGCACCAagcatccctcctccctttcagcacatggcctgatcctgccctgCCGGAGCCAGGAGAGCCCCAGCgcaccccagcagcacccaccgTAGAGCGACTGGCGGCTGGCCGCGTCGTTGCTGATGATGGCGGAGGCCACCCAGACCatgcccagcaccagcagcgtcagcagcagcagcaccaccgATGTCTCGTACACCCTGGCCATGATGCCCTGCAGGAGCGGGGTTAGTGAGGAGCCGgggggggacagagggaggaCACGCACGGGGCCACCTACCTTCTTGGATCCCACAAAGCCCTCTGACTCAGTGAAGAAGTAGGCGAAGGGCATGAGGAAGACGAGGGACAgattggagaagaggaagacCAAGTTCCAGAGGCCTGGAGGGGGGAATGGCATGGGGTGAACTCCCAGGGGGGCAACGCCGACCCACACCCCCGGGGCACCCTGGGGCCACCCCATGCACCCACCATGGACAAGGGATCCATTCAGCCACTGGATGTAGTAGTTttgggggaaggagagcagcACCTCATTGCTGATGATGGAGAAGGGCAGCAAGAGGACGGCGCCCAGCGCCACGGCCAGGGTGAAGGtgcacagccccagcctgcaggagGGACAAGCATTGGCTCTGGCACTGAGTCTGGGCCCCCACAGGCATCACAGCCTGGCCATGGCCCCCAGAGTCACCAGCCCCTGCGGGCTGGGGGGACCTGGCATCCtggctgggaagggaaaggaagtgGCTGAGCATCCCACAGGCAGGGAACAGGATGGGCAGGAACTTACGCAATCCTGTTGACAGCAGCATCCTCATCATCATGAACtgcaggggggaaaaacccaaaccaacggggctgggggaggcagggctgccCAGAGCATTGCTCCCCgcctgctcccctgcccgcTCCCAAACCTCCCCCAGGTCCAAATGCTGCAAAAACACTCCCAGGGGGTTtgggctctgctcccctcctgcgGCAGCTGGGGAGGTGCCCTGCAGTGACCGGTACCACAGCaacctgggctgcagggggactgGGGCTCCCAGGGGAGGCAGAAAGCGATGGAGGAACAAGCCCTGGGGAGGCTGAATGTGGCTGCCAAcggctgcccagctccagcagctcctgctctcctaCCTGCCGTGAAGTCTGTGTGCTTCTTGAAGTGGGTTATGATGAAGTGGCAAAAGATGTAGAGACTGGCGAAGAGCAGGGTGCAGATCTGCAGGCAGAGGAGTgtgggcagcacaggcaggccTGGAGGACAGTGCTCCCAACCCAGGCAATGCCACTGGCCCCAGGGCCTGTCAGCTCCACcctatttgtttttccactcCTGGCCCTGGTTACACCCCACACGTGTGCTCAGCCCTGCCCTTGCATGGGGGCTGCACCCAGGGCCCACCCATGGGGTGCACccaggggggcaggggggctgaAAGGGGCTGAGACCACGAGGAGACCCCAACCGGCAGCTCTGGGTTGGCTtgtgctggcagagctgagggGTCCACAGAGATCAGGGTGGCCCGGACCCTGTGGGACATCCGTCCTGCCCTAGCACTGCCCAAGCCCACAGCCCTCGTCCCGCTGgcaccagcacccagcagagcTGCGGGAACAGCCTTGAGCTGGGTGCCAAGGCCAGCTGCGGCTTTcctcccgcccccgccggcATGCTGAGgtccagcaggagcaggcaacGTTTGAGGAACACGGTGACCTTTCATCCCGCCGGGTatgcagcaggatggggaaagGTCGCCTGAACTTGCCACCTTGGCACAGGTGGAGCGGAGCAGCTGCGgcacctccctcctgcctggcccGGGGGGCTTGGCTGGCCAGGGGTCCCCAGCTCTGGACCCCTGGAGGAGCAGTGCCCAGCAGGTcctcctgtttctgcttttgcccAGGGAAGGGTCTCAGGCTGCAGGTTCCCTCCTGCTGCGGGCTGAACCCTGCAGCCCAAAGCTCTGTCTGACCAGGGGACCCCCAACACCTCCCGCACTTGACAAAGTCAGTCCGAGTGAGCTCCACGC
This window contains:
- the LMBR1L gene encoding protein LMBR1L isoform X2; this translates as MAPAEQDALAVREQLFHERVRECIICTLLFASLYIFCHFIITHFKKHTDFTAVHDDEDAAVNRIANEVLLSFPQNYYIQWLNGSLVHGLWNLVFLFSNLSLVFLMPFAYFFTESEGFVGSKKGIMARVYETSVVLLLLTLLVLGMVWVASAIISNDAASRQSLYDLWEYYLPYLYSCISLFGVLLLLLCTPFGLSTMFTVTGKLLVKPRLLEDLDEQLSCTRFEEAAVSRRISSGKASCWLNLNVELLREQFFAIRSKRRKLELRHQASPWQRNLGYPLAMLGLLALTGICVLIVCFHVLELLLDDAAMPRGIQDASLGQVSFSIFGSFGAALQVVLIFYLMVSSVVGFYSSPLFTRLLPERQDTPLTKIIGNCVSLLVLSSALPVFSRTLGITRFDLLGDFGRFNWLGNFYIVFLYNMGFAGLTTLCLVKRVSWAVQAELIRAFGEDRDVGMGAGVSIPHPAVLTLSLCPGLHKLPLPMTCSRPPGKPC
- the LMBR1L gene encoding protein LMBR1L isoform X4, with the translated sequence MAPAEQDALAVREQLFHERVRECIICTLLFASLYIFCHFIITHFKKHTDFTAVHDDEDAAVNRIALGLCTFTLAVALGAVLLLPFSIISNEVLLSFPQNYYIQWLNGSLVHGLWNLVFLFSNLSLVFLMPFAYFFTESEGFVGSKKGIMARVYETSVVLLLLTLLVLGMVWVASAIISNDAASRQSLYDLWEYYLPYLYSCISLFGVLLLLLCTPFGLSTMFTVTGKLLVKPRLLEDLDEQLSCTRFEEAAVSRRISSGKASCWLNLNVELLREQFFAIRSKRRKLELRHQASPWQRNLGYPLAMLGLLALTGICVLIVCFHVLELLLDDAAMPRGIQDASLGQVSFSIFGSFGAALQLPDGLLRRRLLQLPPLHPAAPRAAGHSSHQDHRELRLLAGAQLGPACLLQDAGDHPF
- the LMBR1L gene encoding protein LMBR1L isoform X1, with amino-acid sequence MAPAEQDALAVREQLFHERVRECIICTLLFASLYIFCHFIITHFKKHTDFTAVHDDEDAAVNRIALGLCTFTLAVALGAVLLLPFSIISNEVLLSFPQNYYIQWLNGSLVHGLWNLVFLFSNLSLVFLMPFAYFFTESEGFVGSKKGIMARVYETSVVLLLLTLLVLGMVWVASAIISNDAASRQSLYDLWEYYLPYLYSCISLFGVLLLLLCTPFGLSTMFTVTGKLLVKPRLLEDLDEQLSCTRFEEAAVSRRISSGKASCWLNLNVELLREQFFAIRSKRRKLELRHQASPWQRNLGYPLAMLGLLALTGICVLIVCFHVLELLLDDAAMPRGIQDASLGQVSFSIFGSFGAALQVVLIFYLMVSSVVGFYSSPLFTRLLPERQDTPLTKIIGNCVSLLVLSSALPVFSRTLGITRFDLLGDFGRFNWLGNFYIVFLYNMGFAGLTTLCLVKRVSWAVQAELIRAFGEDRDVGMGAGVSIPHPAVLTLSLCPGLHKLPLPMTCSRPPGKPC
- the LMBR1L gene encoding protein LMBR1L isoform X3 translates to MAPAEQDALAVREQLFHERVRECIICTLLFASLYIFCHFIITHFKKHTDFTAVHDDEDAAVNRIALGLCTFTLAVALGAVLLLPFSIISNEVLLSFPQNYYIQWLNGSLVHGLWNLVFLFSNLSLVFLMPFAYFFTESEGFVGSKKGIMARVYETSVVLLLLTLLVLGMVWVASAIISNDAASRQSLYDLWEYYLPYLYSCISLFGVLLLLLCTPFGLSTMFTVTGKLLVKPRLLEDLDEQLSCTRFEEAAVSRRISSGKASCWLNLNVELLREQFFAIRSKRRKLELRHQASPWQRNLGYPLAMLGLLALTGICVLIVCFHVLELLLDDAAMPRGIQDASLGQVSFSIFGSFGAALQVVLIFYLMVSSVVGFYSSPLFTRLLPERQDTPLTKIIGNCVSLLVLSSALPVFSRTLGITRFDLLGDFGRFNWLGNFYIVFLYNMGFAGLTTLCLVKRVSWAVQAELIRAFGLHKLPLPMTCSRPPGKPC
- the LMBR1L gene encoding protein LMBR1L isoform X5; translation: MMMRMLLSTGLRLWNLVFLFSNLSLVFLMPFAYFFTESEGFVGSKKGIMARVYETSVVLLLLTLLVLGMVWVASAIISNDAASRQSLYDLWEYYLPYLYSCISLFGVLLLLLCTPFGLSTMFTVTGKLLVKPRLLEDLDEQLSCTRFEEAAVSRRISSGKASCWLNLNVELLREQFFAIRSKRRKLELRHQASPWQRNLGYPLAMLGLLALTGICVLIVCFHVLELLLDDAAMPRGIQDASLGQVSFSIFGSFGAALQVVLIFYLMVSSVVGFYSSPLFTRLLPERQDTPLTKIIGNCVSLLVLSSALPVFSRTLGITRFDLLGDFGRFNWLGNFYIVFLYNMGFAGLTTLCLVKRVSWAVQAELIRAFGEDRDVGMGAGVSIPHPAVLTLSLCPGLHKLPLPMTCSRPPGKPC